From bacterium, a single genomic window includes:
- the mnmA gene encoding tRNA 2-thiouridine(34) synthase MnmA, translated as MENTVLEGKVVVAMSGGVDSSVAALILAEQGLDIVGVSMQVWDYRNHGGCSSKATCCAPSDFADARSVADKLGIPYYVFDFEEKFHEKVISKFLSTYQRGETPNPCVDCNNEVKFRELRGRALSLGCTSVATGHYVSVKHDSDGYHVYRGSDDRKDQSYFLYGLLQEELAQTLFPLGELTKSEVRQIARDAGIKTADKPESQDICFVSGPLGDFVGKRLGSDKKPGVFVNRSGAVIGKHDGIHQFTIGQRKGLGISGHEAPLYVVDIDHESGEVLIGPREELEVPGFSVGALNWIHPTYAAHGGPVNEIDVIAQVRHKHKGVRARLRMDGDVAKVTFIDEWTSPAPGQAGVFYDLQNKELLGGGRILPGCTNRASLNILPEEARW; from the coding sequence ATGGAAAATACCGTGCTTGAAGGAAAAGTCGTCGTTGCTATGTCGGGAGGTGTCGATTCCTCGGTTGCTGCGCTTATTCTCGCTGAACAGGGCCTGGATATTGTTGGGGTTTCGATGCAGGTCTGGGACTACCGAAACCATGGAGGCTGCAGTTCGAAAGCCACGTGCTGTGCTCCAAGTGACTTTGCTGACGCTCGTTCAGTAGCGGACAAACTTGGTATCCCGTATTATGTCTTTGATTTCGAAGAGAAGTTTCACGAGAAGGTTATCTCCAAGTTCTTGAGCACCTATCAGCGCGGTGAAACTCCAAATCCATGCGTCGACTGTAATAATGAGGTCAAGTTCCGCGAACTCCGTGGAAGAGCGTTATCACTTGGATGCACCTCTGTAGCAACGGGGCACTACGTTTCCGTAAAGCATGATAGCGACGGATACCATGTTTATCGTGGATCTGATGATCGTAAAGATCAGAGTTATTTTCTCTATGGTCTTTTGCAGGAAGAGCTTGCTCAAACTCTCTTTCCCCTTGGAGAGCTCACGAAGTCCGAAGTTCGTCAGATAGCGAGAGATGCAGGAATTAAGACAGCAGACAAGCCAGAAAGCCAGGATATCTGCTTTGTTTCGGGACCACTCGGAGACTTTGTTGGAAAAAGGCTTGGAAGTGATAAGAAACCTGGTGTTTTTGTAAACAGGTCAGGCGCCGTAATAGGAAAACATGACGGCATTCATCAATTTACCATAGGACAAAGGAAGGGACTCGGTATTTCTGGTCATGAAGCTCCACTGTATGTTGTAGATATCGACCACGAGAGTGGGGAAGTTCTCATCGGACCGCGAGAAGAGCTAGAGGTACCTGGATTCTCTGTCGGTGCCCTGAACTGGATACATCCAACCTACGCAGCACACGGCGGTCCGGTAAATGAGATTGATGTAATTGCACAAGTTCGGCACAAACATAAAGGTGTACGCGCACGATTACGAATGGATGGCGATGTAGCAAAAGTCACATTCATAGATGAGTGGACATCTCCAGCGCCGGGGCAAGCTGGAGTTTTTTACGACTTACAGAATAAAGAGCTCCTGGGTGGAGGGCGAATCCTACCCGGCTGTACGAATAGAGCTTCCCTGAATATTCTACCTGAGGAGGCTCGATGGTAA
- the rnc gene encoding ribonuclease III — translation MVKREQLDEALREALQERIGYVFESSSLLTYALTHCSATSGDKPDYERLEFLGDAVLDLAVADLLLLAHPALREGDLSKMRAALVNTASLAEIARELKLGDCIILSRAERAQKGHERDSILADVLEALIGALYREANFEKAKHVISALFGERILTVDPRDPKTELQEILHQLGKDAPEYLLEYTEGPEHAPLFISVVQSEGKILGRGEGKTKKSSQQEAAREALGKLEDGSQEPNEL, via the coding sequence ATGGTAAAAAGGGAGCAACTGGACGAAGCGCTGAGAGAGGCTCTGCAAGAAAGGATCGGCTATGTTTTTGAGTCGAGCTCTCTTTTAACGTACGCCCTCACACATTGTTCAGCCACTTCGGGGGATAAGCCGGACTACGAAAGGCTCGAGTTCTTAGGAGACGCGGTTCTTGATCTCGCTGTAGCGGATCTTCTTCTTCTCGCCCATCCCGCCTTACGAGAGGGAGATCTTTCGAAGATGCGAGCTGCCTTGGTGAATACGGCCTCACTGGCAGAGATCGCCAGAGAGCTGAAACTTGGAGATTGTATTATTCTCAGTAGAGCCGAGAGGGCTCAAAAGGGGCATGAACGTGATTCAATTCTCGCTGATGTGCTGGAAGCGCTGATCGGGGCCTTGTATAGAGAAGCAAATTTTGAAAAAGCAAAGCATGTTATCTCTGCCCTTTTTGGTGAACGCATACTCACGGTTGACCCCCGAGATCCCAAAACTGAGCTGCAAGAAATACTACATCAGCTAGGAAAAGACGCGCCAGAATATCTACTCGAATACACCGAAGGACCCGAACACGCTCCTCTGTTCATTTCGGTTGTTCAAAGCGAAGGTAAAATTCTCGGTCGGGGAGAAGGGAAAACAAAAAAGTCATCGCAACAGGAAGCTGCTCGAGAGGCCTTAGGAAAACTCGAAGATGGCTCACAGGAACCAAACGAACTATGA
- a CDS encoding ribosome biogenesis GTPase Der encodes MKKAPKIALIGRTNVGKSTLFNALCKKNRSITEDIAGVTRDRSYALVNIKEHMATLIDTGGILGETEDPLAAAVHEQSALAIDEASIIIAVLDGMHGVHPDDAGLVQLMRRTEKPVIWVINKCEKPSSREEAVEFHQLGIETYICLSAAHRQNLHELTGALVEALEVLAAGDTVSQDETEPSAIRIAIVGKPNVGKSSLVNRLIGSERVIASEIPGTTRDSIDVELTRDQQSYVFVDTAGLRRKSHIPEESLERYANVRALKAIARCDVALLLLDATQKPLVSDQERRIADLLHRRGIPFLVVVNKWDAIEKDNKSVKQYTEEVYERLNFCRYAPIVFLSAKTGRRCPKIFEAVKEVHESAAKRVKTSELNRVLGQAFVKNPPPVHRGHPIKLYFATQVTTTPPTILIFVNYPQSIGRSYERYLKRKLQEHFAFSGTDVKIQVRKRRNPLNEMS; translated from the coding sequence ATGAAGAAAGCACCCAAGATAGCGCTTATTGGACGAACCAATGTTGGAAAGTCAACATTATTTAATGCCCTCTGTAAAAAGAATCGAAGCATTACCGAAGATATTGCTGGCGTTACACGAGATCGCTCTTATGCGCTCGTCAATATTAAAGAGCACATGGCAACTTTGATCGATACCGGCGGGATTCTGGGTGAAACCGAAGATCCGCTTGCCGCTGCGGTACATGAGCAAAGCGCTCTCGCTATTGATGAGGCAAGTATCATTATTGCGGTTCTTGACGGAATGCACGGAGTCCACCCAGATGATGCGGGGCTAGTGCAACTCATGAGAAGGACAGAAAAGCCGGTAATCTGGGTGATAAACAAGTGTGAGAAACCTTCATCACGCGAGGAAGCAGTCGAGTTTCATCAATTAGGAATAGAAACTTACATCTGTCTGAGCGCTGCCCATCGTCAAAATCTTCATGAGTTAACAGGAGCACTGGTGGAAGCGCTCGAAGTGCTAGCAGCTGGCGATACGGTATCACAGGATGAGACGGAACCCTCGGCTATTAGAATTGCTATTGTTGGAAAGCCGAATGTTGGGAAATCTAGCCTCGTCAATAGGCTCATTGGTTCAGAACGCGTAATCGCCTCTGAGATACCGGGAACAACCCGCGATAGTATTGATGTTGAGCTCACGCGCGATCAACAGAGCTATGTTTTTGTTGATACAGCGGGACTCAGGAGAAAGAGTCATATACCAGAGGAATCTCTGGAGAGATATGCGAATGTGAGAGCTTTGAAGGCTATCGCGCGTTGTGATGTAGCGCTGCTACTGCTGGATGCCACGCAAAAGCCCCTGGTAAGTGATCAAGAGCGAAGGATAGCAGACCTTCTTCACCGTCGAGGAATTCCGTTCCTTGTTGTTGTGAACAAATGGGATGCGATTGAAAAGGATAACAAGAGCGTAAAGCAGTATACGGAAGAAGTGTATGAACGGTTAAATTTCTGTCGATATGCACCGATAGTATTTCTATCGGCGAAAACTGGTCGTCGCTGCCCGAAAATCTTTGAGGCGGTGAAAGAGGTACATGAGTCTGCTGCTAAGCGTGTGAAAACCTCTGAGCTCAATCGCGTGTTGGGGCAGGCATTCGTAAAAAATCCCCCTCCTGTGCATCGAGGACATCCCATTAAGCTCTATTTTGCGACTCAAGTTACCACAACTCCACCCACTATCTTGATTTTTGTAAACTATCCACAGAGTATTGGTCGGAGTTACGAACGATATCTCAAGAGAAAACTTCAGGAGCATTTCGCTTTTTCGGGAACGG